In Candidatus Berkelbacteria bacterium, the following are encoded in one genomic region:
- a CDS encoding DnaJ domain-containing protein: MARDFYEVLGVPRGASDGEIKKAYRSKAHKLHPDKGGDKAAFQEINEAYQVLGDKNKRAQYDQFGHAGARAGAGFGSQSGFGSQAGGFDFSSFSGQGGGGFGSIFEDLFESAFSQVQVQLAVSIPQAVLGDTVRFKTNFGDEIELKIPPGTPEGAAFRFRGKGAQTRRGRGDLTVVIHIEIPKRPSREERDLYEQLRNLQR; the protein is encoded by the coding sequence ATGGCTCGAGATTTTTACGAAGTTTTAGGTGTTCCCCGCGGTGCCAGCGATGGCGAAATTAAAAAGGCCTACCGTTCGAAAGCGCACAAATTACATCCCGACAAAGGTGGGGATAAGGCGGCGTTCCAGGAAATAAACGAGGCCTACCAGGTACTGGGGGATAAAAACAAACGAGCCCAGTACGATCAGTTCGGCCACGCTGGGGCACGGGCCGGAGCCGGTTTTGGCAGCCAAAGCGGTTTCGGGAGTCAAGCTGGGGGTTTCGACTTCAGCAGTTTTAGTGGTCAGGGCGGCGGAGGTTTTGGCTCAATTTTTGAGGATTTGTTCGAATCAGCCTTCTCTCAAGTCCAGGTTCAATTGGCAGTTTCGATCCCGCAAGCGGTGCTTGGCGACACGGTTCGTTTCAAAACCAATTTTGGCGATGAGATCGAGCTGAAGATTCCACCCGGCACACCCGAAGGCGCGGCTTTTCGTTTTCGTGGCAAAGGCGCCCAAACTCGCCGCGGTCGGGGAGATTTGACGGTTGTTATCCATATTGAAATCCCCAAGCGCCCCTCACGCGAAGAACGTGATCTGTACGAGCAACTCCGCAATCTGCAACGCTAA
- a CDS encoding YbjQ family protein: MDKENITTSFELPNKKIVKNFGLVRGITVRSRSIFGTIGGSLQTILGGNITLFTELCEKTRQEAYALMVKHAEEMGANGIVMVRYDANEVMSGVTEVLCYGSAVEVE, from the coding sequence ATGGATAAGGAAAATATTACAACCTCTTTTGAGCTACCGAATAAGAAAATTGTTAAAAATTTCGGCCTAGTCCGCGGCATAACCGTTCGCTCCCGATCGATTTTTGGGACAATCGGCGGCTCGCTGCAGACCATTCTTGGCGGCAATATCACCCTGTTTACCGAGCTGTGTGAGAAAACGCGCCAGGAAGCCTATGCCCTGATGGTCAAACACGCGGAAGAGATGGGCGCCAACGGCATTGTTATGGTTCGCTATGACGCCAACGAAGTTATGAGCGGTGTAACCGAAGTGCTCTGCTACGGCAGTGCAGTGGAGGTTGAATAA
- a CDS encoding metallophosphoesterase: MTPEDLSGKKVVIISDLHLGKKFNEIKFAQINSAVSPADKLIINGDLWEGFAYTLEEFLTFDWRKLFGLFKNKEAVYLYGNHDREYKNDSRTNEFSVLTSNEYDFIQNGVTFHVRHGDKLAPTLDMRLPRIAYFYWFYEIAVKIERFCIQNFGKPFLHIYRKDNEKMIAWKNTNLPKEHWLICAHSHLAVVDKENHFANSGIFEPPVATYLVVENGEVSVV, translated from the coding sequence ATGACACCGGAAGACCTCAGCGGGAAAAAGGTGGTAATAATTTCCGACTTACATTTAGGTAAAAAGTTTAACGAGATAAAATTCGCCCAAATTAATAGCGCCGTGAGTCCAGCTGACAAGCTAATAATTAACGGCGATCTTTGGGAAGGTTTTGCTTACACTTTGGAAGAATTTCTAACCTTCGACTGGAGAAAGCTTTTTGGCTTATTCAAAAACAAGGAGGCAGTTTACCTTTACGGCAACCACGACCGGGAATATAAAAATGACTCGCGAACGAACGAGTTTTCAGTTTTGACAAGTAACGAATACGATTTTATTCAAAACGGCGTCACGTTCCATGTCCGCCATGGCGACAAACTTGCCCCGACTTTAGACATGCGCCTGCCTCGAATCGCCTATTTTTACTGGTTCTATGAGATCGCGGTAAAAATTGAGCGCTTTTGTATACAAAACTTCGGCAAGCCGTTTTTACACATCTACCGAAAGGACAACGAAAAGATGATTGCCTGGAAAAACACCAATTTGCCTAAAGAACACTGGCTAATTTGCGCTCACAGCCATTTGGCAGTCGTTGACAAGGAAAACCATTTCGCAAATTCCGGGATATTCGAACCCCCGGTAGCAACGTATTTAGTTGTGGAAAACGGTGAGGTATCGGTGGTTTAG